A segment of the Desulfuromonas sp. TF genome:
GGGCGGCGGAGAAAGTGGGGGAGCGCCAGCACTGGAACCAGTACATCCCCTATACCGACCGCATCGACTACCTGTCCGGGGTGCTGAACAACCTGGCCTATCTCTACCCCGTGGAGACCCTCCTCGGCATCGAAGTACCGCCGCGCGCCGTCTACGCGCGGATCATGCTCTCCGAGCTCTTCCGCATCGCCAATCACCTGGTCTGGCTGGGCACCTACGCCCACGATGTAGGGGCGATGACCCCGGTCTTCTACGCCTTCGACTCGCGGGAGAAGATCTTCGACCTCATCGAGATGGTCACGGGCGGCCGGATGCACCCCTCCTGGTTCCGCATCGGCGGTCTGCCCGCCGACCTTCCCGACGGATGGAAGACTGTGGTGGACGCGTTTACCTCCGGCTTCGAGGCACGCCTCGGGGAGTTCGACCGCTTGCTCACCGACGGCCCGATCTTCCGCGCCCGCACCGAAGGGGTGGGACCGATCAGCCTCGAGGACGCCATCGAACACGGGATCTCCGGGCCGAACCTGCGCGCCTGCGGCTTCTCCTGGGACCTGCGGCGGAGCATGCCGTACGGCGGTTACTCCGATTTCGATTTCGAGGTGGCCACTGCCACCGGCGGCGACTGCTTCGCCCGTTATCTTGTTCGGATGGAGGAGATGCGGCAGAGCCTGCGCATCGTCCGCCAGGCGGCGGAGAAGATGCCGGGGGGGCGCTGGGTCAGTACGGACTACCGGTATGTGATGCCCCAGCGCAACGACATGCTGGGAGACATCGAAAGTCTGATCGCCCACTTCGTCAACGTCACCCGCGGCATGGCGCCCCCCGTCGGTGAGTGCTACCGGGCGATCGAGTCGTCCAAGGGGGAATACGGCTACTACGCGGTGAGCGACGGCGAGAACGTCCCCTACCGGATGCGCATCCGCACCCCCTCCTTCGCGCACATGCAGGCCTTTCCCCTGATGGCGCGGGGCTGGCTGGTGGCCGACCTGATCACGATTCTGGGGTCGATCGATTTCGTTCTGGCCGATATTGACAGGTGAAGGCAAAAACGTCTCACGCAACGACGCGACGACGCAACGAAAAGCTTTAAATCTTCAAGCATGTTTCACACGAAGCCGCGAAGGCCGCGAAGAAAATCTAAAAAGAAAGATTTAAGCAGTTCTTCGCGTTCTTCGCGGCTTCGCGTGAGAAATCGATTTTGGGTTTTTGGTAAGTTTTTGAAGTTGCAGTTCGTTGCGGTTGCGTCGTGAGTGAGCGCAGCGAGCGGGCGTGAGACAAGGGTTTCAGAAGATATGGATACACTGCTGACCGAAGACCAGCTCGACCACTTCCGCACCCGTGCGGCGGAGATCCCGCACCCGCGCGAACTGGTGATCGATGTGCTGCGGGCGATCCAGGGGAACCGCGGCTGGGTGCCTGACGAAGGGGTGGAGCTTGCCGGGGAGATCCTCGGCCTCTCGCCGCTGCAGGTGGAGGAGGTCGCCACCTTTTACGACAAGATCTTCCGCCTGCCGGTGGGTAAGCGGGTGATCCACCTCTGCGATTCGATCTGCTGCTGGAGCAGGGGCGCGGAGGATCTGTACAACTATCTGCAGGAGAAACTCGGCATCGCCCCCGGCGAAACCACCGTCGACGGCGTCTTCACTCTGCTTCCCACCTGCTGCCTCGGCGCCTGCGGCGAAGCGCCGGCGATGATGATCGGGCTGACGACGTACGGGCACCTCACCCGGGAGCGGGTGGATGAGATTCTGGAGATGGAACGCGCGAGCGCTTCTTAAGGTTTTGAGCTATGAACGATACCCCCCAAGTCCTGTTCAAGAACCGCCGCCCCGGCGAAACCGCCTTCCTCAAGGAATACGGGAAGACCGGCGGCTACGAGGGGCTGCGCAAGGCGGTTAAAATGTCCCCGGCCGAAGTGCGGGAGACGGTGAAGGCCTCGGGGCTGCGGGGCCGCGGCGGCGCCGGTTTCTCGACGGGGTTGAAATGGTCCTTCTTCCCCGCCGACAAGCCGGGCGAGAAGTACCTGGTGTGCAATGCCGACGAGATGGAGCCGGGTACCTTCAAGGACCGCGAGCTGCTGCTGGCCGACCCGCACCAACTCGTCGAGGGGATGATCGTCGCCTCCTACGCCCTGCAGACGCAGGTGTCCTACATCTTCATCCGCTACGCCTACGAGCAGTGCGCACGGAACCTGGAGCGGGCCATCGCCGAGGCGAAGGAGGCGGGTTTCCTGGGAAAGGATATCCTAGGCACCGGCTTTTCCTGCGACATGTATGTCCATCGCAGCGCCGGCCGCTACATTTGCGGCGAGGAGACGGCGCTGCTGAATGCCCTGGAAGGGCTGCGGGCCAATCCCCGCTCCAAGCCCCCCTTCCCCGCGGTACGGGGGCTGTTCGGCCAGCCGACGACGGTGAACAACGTAGAAACCCTGGCGAACATCCAGCACATCGTCGCCCACGGTCCGGACTGGTTCAGGGGCCTCGCCCGAACCAAGGAAGGGGCAGGGACCAAGCTCTACGGACTCTCCGGACACCTGAACCGCACGCCTTGCCTGGAGCTGCCGATCGGCACCACCCTGCGGGAGATCGTCGAAGAACACGGGGGAGGAGTGTGGAAGGGGCGGAAAATGAAAGCCTGTCTCCCCGGCGGCGCCTCCACCCCCTATCTCTCCGCGGAGCACCTCGACGTCCCTCTCGACTTCGAGCCGGTGGAGCAGGCCGGCAGCCGCTTCGGCACCGCGGGGGTGACCGTGTTCGACCAAACCACCTGCATGGTCGAGGCGACCCTCAACCTCAACAACTTCTTCGCCCGGGAGAGCTGCGGCTGGTGCACGCCCTGCCGCGACGGCCTACCCTTCGTCTCCTGGCTGCTTCAAAAGATCGAGCGGGGGGAAGGGACGATGGAGGATATCGGCACCCTGCAGGACCAGCTCCGGAACATCACCGGCACCACCTTCTGCGCCCTCGCCCAGGGCGCCGTCGGCCCGATCGAAAGCCTGCTCCGGCTGTTCATGGACGAAGTGGTGGATCATATCAAGCGGGGGCGGTGCCCCCTGAAGACCGGATAAAGCGTCATTAGTCATTGGTCATTGGTTTAAAAACAAATGACAAATGACCATTGACAAAGGACGATTTTCAACCATGCCGACTCTGACCATCGACAACCAACAGATAACCGTCCCCGAGGGGACCAACGTCCTCGAGGCCGCGAAGGGTCTGGGGATCGTCATCCCTCACTTCTGCTATCACGAAGCGCTCGGAGCGGTGGGGGCGTGCCGGCTGTGCGCCATGGTTTTCGTCGACGGGCCGGTCAAGGGGCTGCAGATGTCCTGCATGATCAAGGCCCAGGACGGAATGGTCGCCTCCACCCTGGACCCGCGCGCCACCGACCTGCGAAAGCATGTGGCCGAGTGGCTCATGATCAATCATCCCCATGACTGTCCGGTATGCGACGAGGGGGGGGAATGCCAGCTGCAGGACATGACGGTGGCGAGCGGCCACGGCATTCGCCGCTACCGCGGACGGAAAAAGACCTACA
Coding sequences within it:
- the nuoE gene encoding NADH-quinone oxidoreductase subunit NuoE; protein product: MDTLLTEDQLDHFRTRAAEIPHPRELVIDVLRAIQGNRGWVPDEGVELAGEILGLSPLQVEEVATFYDKIFRLPVGKRVIHLCDSICCWSRGAEDLYNYLQEKLGIAPGETTVDGVFTLLPTCCLGACGEAPAMMIGLTTYGHLTRERVDEILEMERASAS
- the nuoF gene encoding NADH-quinone oxidoreductase subunit NuoF, whose protein sequence is MNDTPQVLFKNRRPGETAFLKEYGKTGGYEGLRKAVKMSPAEVRETVKASGLRGRGGAGFSTGLKWSFFPADKPGEKYLVCNADEMEPGTFKDRELLLADPHQLVEGMIVASYALQTQVSYIFIRYAYEQCARNLERAIAEAKEAGFLGKDILGTGFSCDMYVHRSAGRYICGEETALLNALEGLRANPRSKPPFPAVRGLFGQPTTVNNVETLANIQHIVAHGPDWFRGLARTKEGAGTKLYGLSGHLNRTPCLELPIGTTLREIVEEHGGGVWKGRKMKACLPGGASTPYLSAEHLDVPLDFEPVEQAGSRFGTAGVTVFDQTTCMVEATLNLNNFFARESCGWCTPCRDGLPFVSWLLQKIERGEGTMEDIGTLQDQLRNITGTTFCALAQGAVGPIESLLRLFMDEVVDHIKRGRCPLKTG